GAGATCAATAGTGTCCATAAAGTATCGATCCCAACAGCAATCCTTGAACACAATCCCAAGGGTATGCAACGCAACAAGCATAAAGAAAAAGCCTGAAATGCGGTTGTCcgtaaacaattatttaaaatatctaaagtatttaaatagaaaaacgtctgCTGATCTCAGTTGCTCCAAAGTAATTCATCCGATCGTGTTCAAGTTTCTTGGAGCTCTCAGTCAACAAACCGAATAAGGAACAAAGGCCTGCATATATATAGACTTGCATCCGCATGAGATATTGATTTTACATGTCAACCGGGGAAAAGTGTTGGGGTTCTCCTACGACAATGTGCTGTGTGGGCCATGCCATGCCATCAGCATTCAAGATACAACACGCAAGAGCAACAGCAACTTgacgtttcttttattaaccTTGATTTATTTCGTTCGTGAATTGCGGAACTTTCTTCCGGCGAGAAAAACTACGTTCTCCGCCACGAAAACGGCAAATGCAATACTTAACCCGACAAACCAAATGAGAAAAGCGCTTTTAACATCTTCCAAAGTAAGCTTGCGCAAAACAGTTCCGTAAGAAAAAGATGCGCTGCAGTGGTCGTTTCTTGAAAGGTGTTTCATTCGCCAATGTTCCATCAATCCGGTTTCCATCATCATGAGCATCCTTGATAAAAAAGTCTCTTGTCAAGTTTGTTAGTGTTTTATATCGGCTTGGCAATCCATAACAAATAACTTACTTTCTGTTGAATAAACTTCCAACGGGACTTCCCTTGGGCAAAGCAAATGCTTGGTTGACTTTGTCAAATGTTTCCTTAGCCATGCTCAAATGGCACTGCTTTCCGGATTGAATAAAGTTTTGCTCGATTGCATATCTAATTCTTGCTTGATTCTcagttgattaaaaaaaaaggttattaaACTCCAATTATGGACTACACTTCAATCGAAGATGTGGAAATACTTACATTCATGTACACAAAATCTCCATCCACGACAGCTTGTTCTCCCTCGACAAAGGAGTCAACTAACCATTCCGGGTTGTTGCGTAATTTATCACCAATGATAAGGTTTAAACCATCTTTTGCTTCCTATAGGTTTcagtaaaaatttgtaataatatttttgtttacaataAAATTCTAACTTACCATGAATAAGGATTCCAAATCTGATCCACGCCAAACAATCCAACCTAGTCCAGATGACGGTAACTCTTCTAGTGATCGTATGATTGGCTTGATGTTAGGAACGCTCAAAAACGATACGAGAGTTCCGATGTAAGCGTGAATGAACACCAATGCacacaaaaaccaaaccaTGGCCAAAAAGCGCAAAGAATGATCCTTTTCTGGGATTCTCTGACCAGCTGTAAATTTGCGTTATGTTATTTAGTAATTTTTTAGCAAGGCCAATCGGAACACAATTCTATATGACAAAGGACTAGACTTGCATTGCGTTAGGAGGACTCCGTAGACAAGCATGAACCGTTGTTCTCGTTTTCGGGCCATCGACATTTTTGCTTTTGCTAGTATTTTTGACTGGACCCACATGATGCACGGTAGGATTCCAAGGATCGCTATTAAAATTATCCATACTCGAAAATGGAAAGGCTTGACGAAGGCTGACGTTTGCTTCCCGAGAGTCGGAGCAGGGATCAGAATGCCGCTGGATTCTTCGTAATAAGCAACCGTGAAGTCGACAACGCGGTTGCGAACGTGCGTCACGGAGAATGAACCGATGCCGACATCCGATTCCTGTCGTCAAACGGATAAGAAGATATTTGAAGCACACATCATGCAAAATTCACTTTACGTTATTTAGAATCATTCCAATCATTCCATTCCAAGTTCCATTTGCCAAAAGCGCTCCGTATGCTTTATCCTTGGGGACTTCAATTGTTATCCTGTTCGAAAATTCTCTTCATTTGAATAACTCTAATTAGAACAAAATTTAAAGGATATACGAGAAATTGTAGGTTTCCATAAGGGCAGcaagaatttcaaaagaaaagcctTTTCCGTCAACGACAATCCCATTTTCATCTCGTACAAATTCAACGAATGGAGAAATCTAATCACAAAATTATGTTAATCAATGCGAAGTTGGAAATGTTCAAAGGTTATGTATACGTTACTTCGACTGCGGCTACGCGCAATATTTTCCCATTCAGCAGCCCATTAAATTCCGTACCTAAACCgttaaaaggagagaaaaaagacagaTGAAATCGGATAGAATGATTTATAAAACTTTTGTCTTACTTTCAGCTTTGGTGGATAACATTACATGATCCGGTAAAATAGTTAGAATGACCACAAGAACGGACCTTCTGTGGTACCAAGACATGGTCAACTGAAGAATTCAATGAagagaaagccaaaaaaagggACACAAGCTGTCACCCATTATTGGTGTTAACACGCACACCTCGTCAACGCCCTTAATACAATGTTTAAATACATACTGTATGTGCCTGTGAAAAAGACGTATGACAATAAATAACGTATGAGGGTCTCAACAGGTAAGGCTGACGCCAAGacgaaatagaaacaaaacggGATTCGCTATTTTTTAACCTAGAAATCGAAACGAAACATTAGTGTTGTTAAAACAAGAGTAATTAACCCGTgtatttgattgttttaagAATAGATAGAAAACtccataaatttaaaagaatattacCCAGCACCACATAAATCAAACAAGGAATTCTAACGATTATACAATCACGATTCAACATTCTCGCGTCCTTTGGCTTTAGTTCGAGTCAAAGGAGCAAGACGATTTGAATGGGAGCTGCTACTACTGCTGCCAGGGGCGGAAGACGGCGGGTGGCTCACCGACACCCTTTTGGTTCCAAGACGCACAGAGCCTTGACGCTGAAATTCGGGAGCCTTATTCGTGGGCAATTGGTTTAGTGCATCCGATTCAGAGCGACTCAATGGAGCTCgcaattttgattgaaatgtcAGACTAGGTGTTGGCGCTGAAGGTACCAACGAGCtggaaaagtaaattttgtttggcaCGATAAGTAGAGGTTAGTTATATTTCAAAAACATATAAAGACAATACCGTCGGGGTGGAGCAGGTGCATTCACTGGTTGCTTTGGTGGAACCTTCATAGGAGCAGGAGGCGGAGGgacctgctgttgttgctgatgaacGGCTTTCATAGCACCAGTCTTTGGAAATAAAGGGGCTTTGGGAGGTGGCCCGTAACTATTAGGAGCTGTGGCGGAAGAAGACCTTAATAACGGAGTCCTTCAAAATAAAGCGGCCAACTTATCGcgaggaaaaaatttgaattaaatgtGTCAAATCACTTGAATGTTGCTCTCTGTGGTGCACTTTTGGCAGGTGACGTCATAGGTTCTCTGATGTTTCTTCGTAGTGGACTAGGATTAACAGCAAGTGACGGGCGAGTCCGCAACGGAGTTGCATAAGACCTGTTGGACAAACCAGGGCTGGATCCGACACTCATCCTTCCTCTAGTCTGCTGTGAAGCTTTAGTAAActaataaatgattttttaaaagatgaataatggtcagcaatggcaaaaaaatatacagttGATTACTCTAGgagttttcttcatttctaaTTCAGGGCTACTATGGATCAAAATTTCCTCATCCCTTGCGTCACTACGAGGTGAAAGTAGCATCGAGTCTGGGGATAACTTCATTGCCAAATCCACCACTaaaatgaaacagaaattATCTTAAGAAATATAATGTTTTAATAAACAAGAGATTTACTTTTTCGAGGACTGATGGTCTTTTCTTTGTCATATTGAATGTGATCAGCCAAATTCAGAGCTTCCTGTTCAATAACATCCCAAGCAAGTTCAAATGGATTAGAAGCAGTGTGGGTAAAAACAGAATCTTTGACATTTTGATGTTCACAAGTGTTTTTATCATGTCCAGgtagaatttttttgtctgggCTATCAtcgaaattaattaaaattcctAAATCAGTTTGATTTGAGTTTACTGGTGTCCCTGagtatcaaaataaaattaagtaatAAAGCTTCTATGCATTTTGTTGCTTTAACCACCTGCTGACAAGGATGGGGAGTCTTGATGCTGAGATTGGGATCGTAATTTGATAGATTTCTCTAAAGCAAGTCCAAGTTCGAGCCCAAGATCTATGCCTTGTCTTGGCTTGGAATGCTTATGTTGCATAGAACATAGCTCAAAAGGGTCATCATCCTGCTGTTGTGTAAACTCTGAAGGTCGAAAATAAGGTAGTGAAGAGAATCGGTCATAGGAATTATCAATCTCTACTAATGTATCAACAGGAATGCCtggaaaaacggaaaagaaatacaaaatccATTAATAACTGTTAACCatgtcttttaaatcaatgattGCACAGTCAAAAGATAAGTCGTTCACTTACCCGACATCACAGTAATTTattagtttactacaccatgtaaaaaaaacactaaaaCCAGTATGTTCGACCCTTGCACAAAAGCAGCAGTTAAATTGTGATGACAATGATGAACTTTATCGAAATCGTCGAATTCTGAAATctacttttttgaaatcagACTTCAGACCACGATATCAAGTTCGAAAGATGGCCACCAGATGATAGGTAATCCAATTTAacggaaattttaaaaaatctttcaaaattcaGACTTTCTTCAGTTATATTTTAccttaattttctttgattaaaatcaatgaattatAATTACTATATTCTATCAAGAATCCGAAAACTTAAGTCGTAATCGGATTTAGTTTGAAACACTATCAGTAGATGACATTACGCAGCAGCATGACGACATATCAATGAGCAGACGAACTTGGAACgaaccttttcttttgataggTTTCGGTTTTCTGAGCCAGTAAGTTCTAAAAGACGAGCAGCAGTTCTCGATTTTGCGCAGAAACACTTTACCAGAGACAAAATCTTTAGATCAGACGCTTTTCGTGAAATTCGTGGAGTACTCGTTTTGTCTCTTAGTTGAgtacaagtgcatttctgaCAGTGACAAGAAAGTGGTTATTCGTTTTGCCATTCCTCCAAGTTAGAACTGCAAGGATGAACAtggtaaaaacatttttattttctgtttataGTTCTAACAAATACGGGGGGAAATGATGTAATTGTGGTAACCTTTTTTCCTGAACCTTATTACCAAAACGTGAAATGAATATGAAAACAACCaacgtttttttaatgatattgCATGAAGAAATATTGCTAAACAGAAAATCAGTTAAGTAAACAATGGGAGTGCCTGTTTGTATAACCTTTAAGATTACTACACCTGCTCGCTTTGTTGTAttgcatttatattttttcattgtttactATCATTCATGCTGGTGAATGTTTCTTGAGATTGTTACGAGAAAGCAGAGTTTAAAAAACACATTGGATCAAACTGTATAACTGTGCAGTAGTTTTATACTTAATTTATAAATACTGAGATTTGTTTATCGGTTcagttcttattttttaaaagctaaTGCAAAATTGATCTCTTTGATAGGAgatataaattttaacttCAACGAGTTCGTTTAGTTTAATTCTTGATTTATTGAGTTCGTGTTTATCTGTGATGAGTTTGTTGCGATACGACTGTAACCTTAGAAAAAGTGCCCGAGAATGGGCGTCACTGAAGTTTACTTTTACTTTCCTGAGCTCGCACTACGTGGCAGGATATATTGCGTGTGAGAAACAGTGAGCAAGAGTAGCAGCACTAAGCAATCGTTGTTAATTCATTGTGTCGTCGCTGTATCAAAATTAACCATGTTATTGAACCGataaattataatatttaGATCTAATTTTGagatccccccaaaaaagaaaaacaaaatcgtcGTTGATTTGGGAAAGCTgatttttactattatttaTTACTATAAACTTAATAAAGAGGAGACAAAACTCATGCCCACATTTGTTTTTGACTCGTGCCGTTGTCGGTTTAGGAGCAGGTGGTAGACAATAAATTATATTAGCTACCAAACACCTACTGCGAAGTTTAAAAGACAGGAAGCCTAGTTCGCAGACCATGAGCTCGAGTATGGGTTTAGGTGACAATAGAGCCGCGACCCGTTTTCTCTTAGTTTGCAACGAGGAAGCCAAGATATCGATCCATCGATCGATGAAAGGCTGCAATGGCCGCTCTTGTTGGCACTGCATTTTTCCATTCTGAGCATTGAAGCAGAATTACTAGGGAACACTTGCAATTGACATCATTCAATTGCTTtatcatttttactttttattgcAGAGGATGAAAGCGGGAAAATGCCCTACGGACGAGCTTTCCCTCACGAACTGCGCCGTGGTAAATCCTCAGGACTTCAACGATTCCGTCAAGTCagtattctttattttttttgagtattttttttttcagataatccagtaataaataatataatagaTAAAGGTTTTGGGGGAATGGGATTTGATGTAATCTGCGGTAAAACTGTTCCCGCACAGGACAACCGTAATTTGCCAAATTAGATCGATTGGTTGCTCAATTAATGGTTGTTTACTTGTGGTCCATTTATTGATCCACTTCAGGACCGAAAGACATGTATCGGCGTAGGGATCAAGGGGGCAATCTTTGAGATCCTATCGAACGGCAAAATGTTCCGAAGGGAACACAAGGGGAAACGCGCCTCActtgtaaaatatttgaaatagttTTGGGTTGTTAGGCATATGAAGTgaagggaataaataaaaataaataaaaagtctttCATCTATgtgattttattgttttaggCATGTCGAAGTGAGCACTTCGCCGGGACAGTGTTTTGTCTTCACCGTCAAGAGCCATCGGGATGTTCCTCCGTCAACCATTGGGTTCAGTTTGCTTCAGCGCAAGTGGGcaactctttctcttttacaaGACATCGACGTTCGCCCATTTCAATTCGATACCAACCAGCACACCCTAGCTAATATCGTCCTCGAGGTGGATTTccttcaaaagaaaaggtgagTCAATAGCCTAGACCCATAAGTTAGGATGAAAGTACATGCCTTGCCATGGGTCCCTAGAACGTTGCATGTCAAACTGATCAAATGGGCATCGAACCCTGCAGTGTAGCATTGCTGCACGTATACCTCTCTTACTTATTGATCGATGGTAAACTAGATGACGGGGGGCTTATCTAATCTCTTCCAGTTGCGATTCTCACTTTTTGCCACAtgtattgattttctttatcgACCATTTAAAACACCCCATAAAGAAATCATGTCCACCCTTTTTGTGCGCTTTGAAGGAATACTATTAGCTCCTTTTATCGTGAATCctggatggaaattgattcATGTAACAGTATTCATCTCATCACTTGTATTCGTGTACTATGCTTTTGAATGCGTTCGAGGATTTACCATAGTTCTATCTAATTTTACAATCTAACCGAGGTATACAATCCCATGATGGGTTGCTATTCCTTGGTGTCTGTTGATTATACAAGCTCTGTCAGATCGAATATCGAATGAGTAGCATGAAAATGACATGCCAGCCCTTTCCTCTCCCTCCGGATTACTGACACTGAAACGTAGTGGAAATAGTAGAAGCTCGTAGTCTAACCCGTCGacctttttgttgaaatatgcCTTCGGGCGTCTTTGTTGAATGGTGAAGTTGCGATGGCATGACTCGTTACCTACCTACCAACCAGTTAGAAAATATCCCATTAAAACGAAACATGCAAACTTTCTGTATCACGCGGTTATTTTCCGTGTTCGCACTCTCTTACTTTGCCATTGGTGTTATAACGTCCTATAAAACATTCTAATGTTATTGTGTTATTTTTAGCACAACGCTCGAGCCCTACGATAGCGATGCTATGGCGCGTGAGTTTTTGGCTCAGTTTCATCACCAAAGTTTCTCCGTTGGACAGCAGCttgtttttcaattccaagagaaaaaacttcttattttaattgtcAAGGAACTTGAGGGTAAGTTCAAATTCTAGTAGCTCCAACTGCATGTACCGTATAACACACGAGCTGATGCATATAATGATTAAGACAGACTGGTCGATCAATACTCATTCTGCCGTCATATTTtggtcgttttattttttgtttctttttttcaggagCGGATATTAACGCAATGCGATCTGGTGCGAAGGAAATTAAATCTCGTAAGGTCCGCATCGGTCAATGCTTTCCCAATACGATGATTGTCTTTGATAAATCAGAAGGATCATCAGTCAATTTAGTTGGAAAGTCGAAGGGGTATGAAAAACGCACGCCGTGCTGAATTGCTTTGAACTTTATTGATTTTACAAACTTTTGCTCATTAGTAAGATGGTTCATCATTCCATCATCAATCCTGATTGGGATTTCCAAAACATGGGAGTTGGTGGTTTAGACACGGAATTCAACGCCATTTTCCGTCGAGCGTTCGCCTCCCGTGTTTTCCCACCCGAGATCGTGGAGCAGCTTGGTAAGATGTCACTATTCATGAAAATTTATCTGGGTactatatttgaatttcatgtgGAATTACTGCTCCGTAGGTTGCAAACACGTCAAAGGTATTCTTCTTTACGGCCCGCCCGGAACCGGAAAAACTCTGATGGCGCGtcaaattggaaaaatgttgaacgcCCGTGAGCCCAAGATTGTAAACGGTCCACAAATCTTGGATAAATACGTCGGTGAATCTGAGGCTAATGTTCGGCGACTTTTTGCCGAGgccgaagaagaggaaaaacgaGTAAGTCCTCATGAGACAGTCCTTTTCAAATGCAGttagtgaaataaaaatgtttttctccctTTATTTTAGTTGGGTCCCAACAGCGGTCTCCACATCATTATTTTTGACGAAATCGATGCCATTTGCAAATCTCGTGGCTCAGTGGCCGGAGCGTCGGGCGTTCACGATACCGTTGTAAACCAGCTTTTGGCAAAAATCGATGGCGTGGAACAACTGAACAACATTCTCGTAATTGGTATGACAAACAGGAGGGACATGATTGATGAAGCCCTTTTACGACCTGGCCGCATGGAAGTAAGCTAATTAACCGTTTTCCCATCTAACATTTCGTCTAGAACACCTGCACGTTCTCACGATCAAATATTTCGTGTCTTGGATTCTTTAGGTTCAAATGGAAATTGGATTGCCGAGCGAAACGGGTCGAGCCCAAATTCTGAAAATCCATACTGCGCGCATGCGAGATAACAAGAAGATAGCTTCAGATGTTGACCTGCAGgtactataaaaaaaaaaaagtaagactTACTGTTTCCAGATCAATTGTTAAATTATTGATTGGCAGGAATTGGCAGTGTTGACGAAGAACTTTAGTGGAGCAGAGATTGAAGGGTTGGTTCGTGCCGCTCAGTCGACAGCGTTGAATCGGTTGATCAAAGCTTCAAACAAAGTGGAAGTTGACCCTGAAGCCGGTGAAAAGCTTATGGTCGATCGTGGAGATTTTCTTCACGCTCTTGAAACTGATATCAAACCTGTAAGTCTTCACGGtatattttgattcttttctttcaattgtcGTGACCTCTTTTTACGTCATTCATTTATAGGCGTTTGGTACCAGCTCGGAAGCGTTGGAATTGTACATCACTCGTGGAATAATCAACTGGGGAGAGCCAATCAGGAGCTTGTTGGAGTACGGAGTCATTCTGACACAACAGGCGCGAAGTGGTTTTGGTAATTTCGattactttttcttaaaattctttatctttcttttttttattaaacatttttgttggtGATTAGGTCTGGTTTCCGTACTGGTGGAGGGTCCACCGAATGCAGGCAAAACAGCACTCGCTGCTCAGTTGGCTAAAAATTCCGACTTTCCGTTCATCAAAATCTGCAGCCCGGACGACATGGTTGGCTTCTCTGAGTCAGCCAAGTGTCTACAAATCcgcaaagtaaaataattcaaaactaTTACTAAATAATAACAGCATCACTTTCATGTTTTCTCCTTGGTTTAGTTTTTCGACGATGCTTACCGCTCAGAATTGAGTTGTATTCTAGTTGATAACATCGAGCGACTGCTCGACTATGGTGCGATTGGTCCCCGTTATTCCAATGTTGTCCTTCAAGCCCTGCTGGTTTTGCTTACAAAGCAGCCCCCTAAAGGACGAAAGTTACTCGTGTTTTGCACGACCAGTCGCAGGTTAGAAAATTCATcataagaataaaaaggattaAATGTCTGACgccattattttattaacatttACTTTTAGACAAGTCttggaagaaatggaaatgcTTTCCACTTTCACTGCAGTCCTTCGCGTTCCTAACATTTCAACGTGTGAGCAATTAATTGCGGTTTTGGAAGAGACGGACGCATTTTCCAAGAGTCAGATCGCTGCTATTGCGCGAAAAGTTGCAAATAGAAGGTAATGCAAATTGACCTTAGTTGACTATTGTAATTTACCTAAAATGCTTATTGTCCTTACTTTAAAGGCTTTTTATCGGAATCAAAAAACTTCTGGGAATGATTGAAATGGCAAAACATTTCGATGAAGAGCGCCGCGTTTTTGATTTCCTAACACAGTTGGAGGtggaaaattttttggaattagGCGCTTAGATTAAAACAAtttccctttctctttttcctcgccgtttttaaaatatacttCTTACAGAAATAAATGTTCTCTGTTGTGATGGGAGTTTCTTTGGTAGTGAAAAAGAAGCGATTTCAATGCTTTACTACCCAGTTTTCACTGTTCGGTAAAGATATCTGTTTTCCAGTCTTATAAATTCCTGTTCATTAGCagcaataaattatttatgtgTCATGTCCACGTCAGTTCTATCAGTTTGGTATTTGGTCTGCAACCAACCTCCATTTCTCTCATCCTCTGAATCTGACGCTTGGGCGACTTTGTAACGATGTTTGTGCTTTAATATTGCTGTACGTGTTATGGAAGAACTTTCTCATTACATTTCATCATTCATTCACTTATATCGGATTggattaatttcaaatttgtggGTTTAGAGTCATGAAACAGATCTACTCAATTTCctaggaaaaattaaaattaaaaataagtgTATGTACTTAGTAggttggcaaaaaaaaacattcagtAGATTCCGTTGtgtagttatttttaaaactgttCAATAGTTACGCTATTCGTGCGTTAGTTAACGCACGAATTTGACAATTCAACAGATTCTACACGAATTTAAAAGTGCAAAAGTCTGAATTCTCGCAATGGTTGAAGAGCTATGCGAAAAAAGAGGCCAAggatcaaaatttaatttgtaacattaaatttaaataaaccgCCAATCGCTAGTTTGTACTCTTTTAATAGATAGATGGCATCAGTGTTTGTTTTCAAGGTTATTTGCTTAGAGTCGTCTGCGGTTGAAGAAGAACCGATAATGGTAGAGTAAAAGTAGCTCAAGTCAGTAGAAATTGTTACTGTCATAAGTCATTAGAACACTGCATTTTGTTGAAGAAACACGCTATCACCAAGTTATTACTGCAAAGATGTCGGGGCATACTCATCCTTGTTGCAAGATTGGTCCGTCTATTCTGTGTGCCGATTTGTCATGCCTAGCCGACGAGTGTCGCAGAATGATACACAGCGGAGCTGATTATTTGCATTTGGACGTCATGGATGGCCATTTTGTCCCCAACCTCACTTTTGGTCATCCAATTGTTAAGTGTCTGAGGCCAAAAATGCCAGATGTTTACTTTGACATGCACATGATGGTGCAAAATCCCGAGAAGTGGGTTGAAAGTATGGCCGATGCTGGAGCAAACCAGTATACATTCCATGTTGAAGCCTGTGAAGACATTCCCGCATTGTGcagaaaaattcaagaatCTGGGATGCGAGTTGGTGTTGGTCTAAAGCCTGGAACACCTGTAGAAACAATCCTGCCATACTCAGATCTGTTTGATGTTGTATTGATCATGACTGTTGAACCAGGATTTGGAGGTCAGAGATTCATGGAAGACATGATGAGCAAGGTCCAGTACCTGAGAACAAACTTTCCTGATTTGGATATTGAAGTCGATGGTGGAGTCGGACCCAGCACTATTGATGTTGTAGCTGAGGCAGGTGCAAACATGATTGTTTCTGGAACAGCAATTACTGGAGCAACAGATCCTTCCCAAGTTATTGCCCTTCTCAGAAACTCAGTGGAGAATGCAATTCAAAAATCCCAGCTTGAGCGCTGAATAACTTATCATGATTCAATTCAACATAGGTGAATGGATGTTTTAGAGTTACGAATTCTTTGTCATTGGGTTGTATATGTTATGTTTGCACATCAAATACAATGTGTAAAACATTGTTGCTTCAGTAatttattaaatcaaaattctcATCAAGGTTTGTATCAAAACACACAGGTTATTTTATCTTAGTAATGTTTTTATTAGCCCATAGAAAATCCTTGCCCTTGTGCTATGTTTCCAAATGGTGTAACAACTGCCAGGCCAACACCCATCCCAAAGCCACCAAGTGGTGCTTGGGCCATTCCGATTCCAGTAGCTTGTGCTCCACCGTTTCCTGCATTAGCTGATCCAAAACCAATCGCTGAACCTCCACCGTTTCCTGCACTTGCCGATCCAAAGCCAGCCGCCGAAGATCCACCAAATAATCCTCCTGAATTTGCCATTCCAACACCAGTCGCTGAACCGCCGCCCATGTCTGGTAAAATTCAATAACGATGAATGTAAtagttaattttcttttttgttaaatttttcagttttccttACTTGGTCCGAAATTTCCAGCTCCGGATGAGAACAAGCCACCATTGGGTGGACCGCCAAAAGAATCGAAGTTACCTCCAAAGGGACGTTGTCCTATGAATGGCCGCCCTTGATTGTAAGGATGACGACGATGATTATGAATAAAATGCCTCCCTTCGATTTCATCTTCCACGACCGATTCGGACGGAAAGAACTGTGGTCTAGCCGAAATGACCGTAAAGGTAAGAGCCCAAATCAGCAGTAAACTCATCTGTAATCAGGAAATCGATACTAATTTAGAATGTATGCACTAATTCATGCGTATAGGttatcaattaatttaaaataagtaTATTTACAAGAATTAGCATGACtatgttttagaaaaacgctgGACTAACCTTTGCACTTGGTATGACTGGAAGCACTCCTTGACCCAAGTTGACTGAGACGACAAATGAATTTAGGAGGGCCAC
This window of the Daphnia pulex isolate KAP4 chromosome 5, ASM2113471v1 genome carries:
- the LOC124194581 gene encoding glutamate receptor ionotropic, delta-1-like isoform X1 gives rise to the protein MSWYHRRSVLVVILTILPDHVMLSTKAESTEFNGLLNGKILRVAAVEISPFVEFVRDENGIVVDGKGFSFEILAALMETYNFSITIEVPKDKAYGALLANGTWNGMIGMILNNESDVGIGSFSVTHVRNRVVDFTVAYYEESSGILIPAPTLGKQTSAFVKPFHFRVWIILIAILGILPCIMWVQSKILAKAKMSMARKREQRFMLVYGVLLTQCKSSPLSYRIVFRLALLKNY
- the LOC124194581 gene encoding ionotropic receptor 93a-like isoform X2, with the protein product MVWFLCALVFIHAYIGTLVSFLSVPNIKPIIRSLEELPSSGLGWIVWRGSDLESLFMEAKDGLNLIIGDKLRNNPEWLVDSFVEGEQAVVDGDFVYMNNQARIRYAIEQNFIQSGKQCHLSMAKETFDKVNQAFALPKGSPVGSLFNRKMLMMMETGLMEHWRMKHLSRNDHCSASFSYGTVLRKLTLEDVKSAFLIWFVGLSIAFAVFVAENVVFLAGRKFRNSRTK
- the LOC124194574 gene encoding vesicle-fusing ATPase 1-like, whose product is MNMRMKAGKCPTDELSLTNCAVVNPQDFNDSVKHVEVSTSPGQCFVFTVKSHRDVPPSTIGFSLLQRKWATLSLLQDIDVRPFQFDTNQHTLANIVLEVDFLQKKSTTLEPYDSDAMAREFLAQFHHQSFSVGQQLVFQFQEKKLLILIVKELEGADINAMRSGAKEIKSRKVRIGQCFPNTMIVFDKSEGSSVNLVGKSKGKMVHHSIINPDWDFQNMGVGGLDTEFNAIFRRAFASRVFPPEIVEQLGCKHVKGILLYGPPGTGKTLMARQIGKMLNAREPKIVNGPQILDKYVGESEANVRRLFAEAEEEEKRLGPNSGLHIIIFDEIDAICKSRGSVAGASGVHDTVVNQLLAKIDGVEQLNNILVIGMTNRRDMIDEALLRPGRMEVQMEIGLPSETGRAQILKIHTARMRDNKKIASDVDLQELAVLTKNFSGAEIEGLVRAAQSTALNRLIKASNKVEVDPEAGEKLMVDRGDFLHALETDIKPAFGTSSEALELYITRGIINWGEPIRSLLEYGVILTQQARSGFGLVSVLVEGPPNAGKTALAAQLAKNSDFPFIKICSPDDMVGFSESAKCLQIRKFFDDAYRSELSCILVDNIERLLDYGAIGPRYSNVVLQALLVLLTKQPPKGRKLLVFCTTSRRQVLEEMEMLSTFTAVLRVPNISTCEQLIAVLEETDAFSKSQIAAIARKVANRRLFIGIKKLLGMIEMAKHFDEERRVFDFLTQLEVENFLELGA
- the LOC124194583 gene encoding glycine-rich cell wall structural protein 1-like; its protein translation is MSLLLIWALTFTVISARPQFFPSESVVEDEIEGRHFIHNHRRHPYNQGRPFIGQRPFGGNFDSFGGPPNGGLFSSGAGNFGPNMGGGSATGVGMANSGGLFGGSSAAGFGSASAGNGGGSAIGFGSANAGNGGAQATGIGMAQAPLGGFGMGVGLAVVTPFGNIAQGQGFSMG
- the LOC124194575 gene encoding pollen-specific leucine-rich repeat extensin-like protein 2, encoding MSGIPVDTLVEIDNSYDRFSSLPYFRPSEFTQQQDDDPFELCSMQHKHSKPRQGIDLGLELGLALEKSIKLRSQSQHQDSPSLSAGTPVNSNQTDLGILINFDDSPDKKILPGHDKNTCEHQNVKDSVFTHTASNPFELAWDVIEQEALNLADHIQYDKEKTISPRKMVDLAMKLSPDSMLLSPRSDARDEEILIHSSPELEMKKTPRFTKASQQTRGRMSVGSSPGLSNRSYATPLRTRPSLAVNPSPLRRNIREPMTSPAKSAPQRATFKTPLLRSSSATAPNSYGPPPKAPLFPKTGAMKAVHQQQQQVPPPPAPMKVPPKQPVNAPAPPRRSLVPSAPTPSLTFQSKLRAPLSRSESDALNQLPTNKAPEFQRQGSVRLGTKRVSVSHPPSSAPGSSSSSSHSNRLAPLTRTKAKGRENVES
- the LOC124194582 gene encoding ribulose-phosphate 3-epimerase-like, whose amino-acid sequence is MSGHTHPCCKIGPSILCADLSCLADECRRMIHSGADYLHLDVMDGHFVPNLTFGHPIVKCLRPKMPDVYFDMHMMVQNPEKWVESMADAGANQYTFHVEACEDIPALCRKIQESGMRVGVGLKPGTPVETILPYSDLFDVVLIMTVEPGFGGQRFMEDMMSKVQYLRTNFPDLDIEVDGGVGPSTIDVVAEAGANMIVSGTAITGATDPSQVIALLRNSVENAIQKSQLER